The Streptomyces capitiformicae genome contains the following window.
TCGGTAATCCGTTCGTCACGGCGGCCATCCAGGTGTCGCATCGTGTCGGCGCGTGTCTTGACCCGGTGCCCGCCGTGGCGCCAACTCCTGGGCGGGCCGGAGGAGTTCGAGGGACGCTGCCCGCAATGTGCGGCAGGTCACTCGCTCACTATGGTGGCCGAACAACTCGGCCCGCAACCTGCGTTCTGATAATTTCAAAATGAAGTGCATGGAACTGTCCGTGTCAATGGATCGCGTGGCACACTGCACGCTGTGAATCCCGCCCCGGGAGGTTGCGCGTGAGTGAGACCCGCGTCGGAGGGAGCGCCCCCGCGGCGGCCCACTGTCCTGCGCATGGTTCTCGGCAAACGGCTTCGGCAGCTGCGGGAGCAGGCCGGAGTGTCCTTCGACGAGGCCGCCCGTGCCATCGAGGTCACCGCCCTGACGGTCCGTCGTATGGAGAAGGCCGAGGTCGGCCTCCGTATCCCCTACGTCAAGGAGTTGCTGCGCACCTACGGAGTCTCCGGCAACGAGATCGAGGACTTCCTCTCCCTCGCCCGGGAGGCCAACCAGCCGGGCTGGTGGCACAAGTTCCGCGACGTGCTGCCCGAGTGGTTCAGCGCGTACGTGAGCCTGGAGAGCGAAGCCGCCGTCATCCGCCTCTACGAACCCCAGTACGTCCCCGGCCTGTTGCAGACCCACGACTACGCCGCCGCCCTCATCCGCGTCGGCTTTCCCAACGCGAGCGCCGAGGAGGTCGAGCGGCACGTCACGCTGCGCCTCAGACGCCAGGACCTGCTGGTCAAACCCGAGGCGCCCGCCATCTGGGCCATCCTCGACGAGACCGTGCTGCGCCGGGCGGTCGGCGGCCCCGCCGTGATGCGGGCACAGATCGACCGGCTCGCCGAGGCCACGGAACGACCCAAGGTCAGGATCCAGATCATGCGCTTCGCGGCCGGACCGCACCCCGGCGCGTACGGCCCCTTCCACTACTTCCGCTTCGGCTTCTCCGAACTCCCCGACATCGTCTACACCGAAGGCCTCGCGGGCGCCCAGTACGTCGACCAGCCCGCCGACGTCGTCACCTACCTGGAGGTACTCGACCGGATGTCCGTGCAGGCGGAACCGGTGGCCCGAACCAGGGACATCCTGGCGGAACTACGCAAGGAGTTGTGAACCATGGCACCCAACGGCCCCATCCGCAGCGGCATCCCCGCTCCCGACCTCGGCCCCGAGGGCTGGCACAAGCCCTGGAGCGGCACCAACGGCGGTTCCTGCGTCGAGGCCAAGCGCCTGCCCGACGGCAGCGTCGCCTTCCGCCAGTCCACCGACCCGGACGGCCCCGCCCTCGTCTACTCACGGGAGGAGATGGTGGCGTTCCTGGAGGGCGCGAAGGCCGGCCAGGCGGACTTCCTCATCGCTTGAGGCATCGCACGGATCGCAGGCGTGCGTCTGATGGCTGTGTGGCGGGACGCCTTCGCGGACGTCCGGAGGGTCCCGCCGGATCACTACGCCTTCACAACCTGACAACCCCCGCACGGGCTCCCGCCATCGCCAACCCCCGTACACACTGGGGGAGTTGGAATCAGCCGCGCTCCACGCGAAGGGAGCGGCATGCGTACGCCGCCTCGTGTCCCGGGCCGGGCCGCTCCCGAGGGGCGGGGATGACCCCGCCACCGACACTCACCCCGTACCGCACGCTGATCATCGAGGGGCGCGAAGGGCTCGGCCGGGCCCGCCTGATCGCCGAACTGGCCCACCTGGGCTTCCAGATCCGGCACATGCCGCCCGGCCTCCACCACCTCGACCCGGCCCTGCCCTACCGCGAACTCCTCGCCGGACCGGGCAGGTTGGCCGTCGACAGCGGACTGATCGCGGAACTCGTCTATGGCCCGCTGCGCCGCGGCCGCTCCCGCGTGACCTGGATCCAGGCCCTGGACTTCGCCGAGGCGGTGGCCGAACGCGACGGCGCCATGCTCCACCTGACCTCGAGAGCAGACCGCGCCGCGTACGAGCAGAGCCCGGAGCAGGGGTGTGGGCAGGGCACGGAGGCCATGGAGGCCGCCCTCGCCTACGCCCGGGCGTTCCACACCCTCGCCCAGCATGTGCCGGTCGTGACCATCGGCGTCGGCGAGCCGGGCCGACCCATCCGTGCCCCGGCCTCTCGTCAGCCGCAACCATGGCGAAAAACAGGGCAGTTGACGGTAGGTTAGCGAAGACGACGCGATGTGAGGCAGGAGAGTTCCCATGGCAGACGGCCACCCCACTCCCGACCAGGAAGCCCTGTCGAAGATCGACACCACGGTGCCGCACTCGGCCCGTATCTGGAACTACTGGATGGGCGGCAAGGACAACTACGAGGTCGACCGCGTCGCCGGCGACGCCTACCGGGAGATCGCCCCCAACATCGAGACGATGGCCCGCGCCTCCCGCGTCTACCTCATCCGCACGGTCACCTTCGTGGCCCGTGAGCTCGGCATCCGCCAGTTCCTGGACATCGGCACCGGCCTGCCGACGTACGACAACACCCACCAGGTCGCCCAGAAGGTCGCCCCCGAGTCCCGCATCGTCTACGTCGACAACGACCCCTTGGTCCTGCGCCACGCCCAGGCCCTGCTCACCAGCACCCCCGAAGGCACCACCGACTACGTCGACGCCGACCTGCACGACCCCGAGGCCATCCTCGAAGCGGCCGGCAAGATCCTCGACTTCGACAAGCCGGTGGCCCTCATGCTGATGGGCATCCTCGGCCACATCCAGGACTACGAGGAGGCGAAGGACATCGTCCGCCGCCTCCAGGCGGCACTGCCCTCGGGCAGCTACTTCGTGCACTACGACAGCACTGACACCGACGCCGAACTCAAGCGCGCCCAAGAGGGCTACGACGACACCGGCGCCGTCCCGTACGTACTGCGCAGCCCCCGCCAGATCGCCGCGTACTACGAGGGACTGGAACTCCTGGAGCCCGGCATCGTCTCCTGCCCCCTGTGGCGACCCGAGCCGGGGACGACTCCGGAGCCGACGGACGTGTACGGCGGAGTGGCCTTCAAGCCGTAGCGCACCGGTCGACGGCCTGATCAGCCGGGTTCTCCGGAGACCGGACCTCACCAGGGCAGGAACACATGGATGTCCTTGCCCTGGTCGTGCGGCACCACGCTCACCTCGTCGCAGAGGGTCTGGATCAGGTACCAGCCGATGCCGCCGCCCCCCTTGCCGGCGTGGAAGGGCCGCGGCGTCGGCGAGGTGGTGCTGGTGTCCCGCAGCATCGCGTGCACACCGTCATGGGTGCGCCGCATGGTCAGTCCGAAGGGACCGGGGGCGTACTGCACCGCGTTCGCGGCCAGCTCGGTCACCACCAGCAGGATGTCGTCCCAGTGCTCCAGGGCCGCCGGTGGCGAGGTGCGTGCGAGCGCGTTCAGGAACTCCTCGGCGACCGTGCGGGCGCTCGTCACGTCGCCGAGTTCTCCCTCGAAGTCGGCGTGCCGGCTCCGGATCTCCTCGGCAGGTGCCCTCTCGTCCCTGTGCGGTTCTCTCGCCATCTCGTCTTTCCGCTCAGCGCTCCGAGGCGGACGCGATGTCGCGTACTCCTCCGACGCTCGTGTATCCCAGGAAAGGAGTGGCTACGCGTTCGAAAGACCGGGGAACTGTGTGGTCCCGAGGGAAGGGAAGGAGACTTCCGGTGGATGTGGGCCGGACTCCACACCTCAGGCCTGCGTATGCCGTACGCACGCGACGACCACCTCGCGCAGGCTTCCCGTCCGTTCCATCACCTCCCGCTGCACCCGCGCACCGTTGCCGCGCCGCATGAGCGCGGCGACGGCCTCGTGGGCCCGGTCGAGGTCACCGTTGTCGTCGAGCGCGTCCCCGATGTGGTCGAGCAGGGCGCGGATCACGTCGACGGCGGGCCTGGGCCGCATCGTCGGGGGATCCAGGAGGTTCTCCGAGAGGCCGGACCGGGCAGCTCGCCACGTTGCCAGCCGGAGCAGTCCCGCGGTGTGCCCGAACGGCTCCCGGCCCGCCTGCCACTCCCGTGCCGCCGTGTCGACGAGGCCCCGGGCGATGGCCGCGACCAGGACTGCGGTGTCGGGGTGCAGACACACGTCCGCGACCCGGATCTCGACGGTCGGATACCGCTGGGACAGCCGCGCGTCGAAGTACACCATGCCCTTGTCGAGCACGACCTCCGTGGCCATCAGGTCCGCGACGCACTGGTGGTACCGCTCGGCCGAGCCGAAGATCTCCGCGGGGCCCGCCATCGGCCACAGATCCCACACCTGGCTGCGGTAACTGGCGTACTGGGTGTCCAGGCCCTGCCAGAACGGCGAATTCGCACTCAGCGCCGTCAGGACGGACAGCCACGGCCGGATACGGTCCAGGACGGCGACACCCTCGTCCTCGGACTCCACGGAAACATGGACATGGCAACCGCAGACGAGCCGTACCTGGGTGGCCAGGCCGAACTCCCGCGCCATCCAGAGATACCTGCTGTTCATGGTGATCGTCGGTTTCACGGGCAGCGGCGACGTGGCCAGGGCCACCACCGCCCCGCCGAGCCCCTCCGCATGGCGCGCCGCGTCCTTGCGGCAGCGGATGATCTCGGCCCCCAGGTCCGCCATCTTCGACTGCGGGTGCGTGGCGAACTCGACCTGCTCGTCGTGGAGCTCCTTCTCGAACACGTCCTGTCCCGCGCCCTCCTGCGCAGCGCGCGCGAGCACCGCCGTGGCCCGCGCCTGGGGCTCGCCGGTCTCGGGATCGACCAGGAGGAGTTCCTCTTCCACTCCGACCGTACGCACGTCATGTGGCCCTTCTGCGCTAGGTGGTGAAAGCCGTGTTCCCTCGGACGACGCCGGGACACCTCGCCGTATGCCGAGGTCGCCGTGTACGCGGCGACGGTACGGGTACCCGTTCGGCGCCCCGGGAGCCGTGCCGGGCAGACACGGCCCTCTGCCCCCACCATGGAGGAGATGAACGTGACCAGCACCACGGAGACCGGCCACGTGACCGGCACCCCCGACAAGGACTACGACCTGATCTGGTACGTCGAGGCCTGCCTGGAGAACACACTGCGTCTTGAGACCTACATCCAGGACGCGGAGCGGGCGAAGGACACCGAAGTGGTGGAACTGTTCCGCAAGGCCCAGGCAGACAGCCGCAAGGGCGCCGAGCTGGGCAAAGAACTCCTGAGCCGACGCCTGAGCCGTTGAGGCCCCGCCCCGGGACGGATCCGGGTCCGGGCGAGGCCACGGCCACACCCGGACCCTTCACGGACGCGAACATGGGGGACACTCCCTTCTCCAGGCGGCCAGGAAGAGAGCGGTCCCGGCGCTTGGAAGGGACCACAGGAACGCAACGCGTACCCCGCTTCCTCTGCCCAGCGTCATTGTGGGCACGGCCGGCGCCGTCGCGCGAACCGGCGGATTCGAATTCGGCACCGGCTCCTTCCGAATGCGGTGAACCGTGTCACTGTACGGAACGTACTCCTCACTGATCCCGGCGTGATCGCGACTGTCCGGCTCGGGCGCCCGAGCCGGGACCGCGATCGGCCGCACCGGTGGTACCGAACAGGGAGGAGACCGGTCTCATGGATGGTGCTCCCGTGGCTGAAGCCCTTCTGCACGGAGTAGAGCGCTCCATGTCCGGAGAGGAATTCGTCTCCGGGCGGGCCGAGCGGGGAAACGCGGAAGGACGGGGCACGGCGCCCCTGGTCGAGGAAGTGCTGGCGCTGCACGGCAAAGCCCTTCTGGACTACGCGGCGTTATGCACCGGACCGCTGCCAGAAGCGGCGGAGCTGCTCGCCGGTCAGGCCTTCCGGAACACGTACGGTGACATGGCCTCGCATGCCGGCGCGGACTCCCCCTGGCGGCCCAGGCTGCTCGCGGCGGTCCTCGACGCCGCCCGGGAATGGAGCACCGACGACAGGCGCTCGTCCCTCCACCCGGACCTGCGGGACGACGAAACCCGTGCCAAGCGCCGGGCGGCGTACGACACCGACCGCGGTGGCAGGGGCCACAGGGGTCTGCTCCTGTACGCCTTCCGGAATCTGCCGGACCGTACCCAGGCACTGCTGTGGCACACCGAGGTCGAGGTGGAGGACATCGAGGCGGTGGCGGCCCTGCTCGACGCCGATCCCTCGCTGCTGAACCCCGAGCGCGCCCGCACCCTCCTGCGCGACAAGTGTGTGCAGGCCCACCTCGACCTCGCCCCCGACGAGCACTGCCGCCGCCACAACCGGCTCATCGACATCCACGCCCGCCCCGGCACCGGTGAGACGATGACGGAGGTGCTCGAGCACCTGGACGGCTGCGCCTACTGCGGGGCGGCGGCCGACCAACTGGACCAGTCACCGGACCGGCTCCCCGCCCTGCTCGCCGAGGCCGTCCTGGGATTCCGGGCGGCGGACTACCTCGCGACCCGGCCCGCCCGACTGTCGATCACGCCGGCGCGCATGGGCTCGGCGCCCGTCCCGGACCCTGCGTGGGCCGAGGCCCAGCCGCCCGTCGCCGGTGACCCCACGGCGCGGCCGCGCCGCCGATGGCCGCTGCTCGTCGCCATGGGGGTGGTGCTGTGCGGAGTGATCGCGGCCGCCCCCGTGGCTCTCAGCGGAGCCGAGGACGACCGCGAGGGCGCGGGCGGCCCGGCGCCCGGCCCCACCACCGGAAGCCCCGCCGACTCCGCCCCCGGCTCGTCCACCGCCGACCCCCCGCCCGCCGCCTCCACACCGCCCAGCGCCTCCTCGGTGCCCGGCACGGGTGAGGCCCTGGTCACGCGCCTGCGCAACACGAGGACCGGACTGTGCCTCGATGTGGCCGTTACGGAGCAGGTGGTGGGCGCGCTCGCGGTGACGGCGGAGTGCGGGGAGTCGGCGACCCAGGTGTGGTTGCTGGGGGACGACGGACGCATGTGGAACCAGGCGGCCCCCGGGCTCTGTCTGAACGCCCAGCCGGCCGGCAGCCTCGCCCTGCGGCCGTGTGCCGCCCAGGAGGACTCGGCCGACGAGGAGTCCGGTGACACCCGGTACAACCTGGCGGCCGACGGCCTCCTCACCGTCGCGCCCGAACCCGACTTGGCCGTGACGCCCATTCGCCGCACCTTGGGGGCGATCATC
Protein-coding sequences here:
- a CDS encoding helix-turn-helix domain-containing protein; this encodes MVLGKRLRQLREQAGVSFDEAARAIEVTALTVRRMEKAEVGLRIPYVKELLRTYGVSGNEIEDFLSLAREANQPGWWHKFRDVLPEWFSAYVSLESEAAVIRLYEPQYVPGLLQTHDYAAALIRVGFPNASAEEVERHVTLRLRRQDLLVKPEAPAIWAILDETVLRRAVGGPAVMRAQIDRLAEATERPKVRIQIMRFAAGPHPGAYGPFHYFRFGFSELPDIVYTEGLAGAQYVDQPADVVTYLEVLDRMSVQAEPVARTRDILAELRKEL
- a CDS encoding DUF397 domain-containing protein produces the protein MAPNGPIRSGIPAPDLGPEGWHKPWSGTNGGSCVEAKRLPDGSVAFRQSTDPDGPALVYSREEMVAFLEGAKAGQADFLIA
- a CDS encoding SAM-dependent methyltransferase, whose translation is MADGHPTPDQEALSKIDTTVPHSARIWNYWMGGKDNYEVDRVAGDAYREIAPNIETMARASRVYLIRTVTFVARELGIRQFLDIGTGLPTYDNTHQVAQKVAPESRIVYVDNDPLVLRHAQALLTSTPEGTTDYVDADLHDPEAILEAAGKILDFDKPVALMLMGILGHIQDYEEAKDIVRRLQAALPSGSYFVHYDSTDTDAELKRAQEGYDDTGAVPYVLRSPRQIAAYYEGLELLEPGIVSCPLWRPEPGTTPEPTDVYGGVAFKP
- a CDS encoding ATP-binding protein produces the protein MAREPHRDERAPAEEIRSRHADFEGELGDVTSARTVAEEFLNALARTSPPAALEHWDDILLVVTELAANAVQYAPGPFGLTMRRTHDGVHAMLRDTSTTSPTPRPFHAGKGGGGIGWYLIQTLCDEVSVVPHDQGKDIHVFLPW
- a CDS encoding glutamate--cysteine ligase 2; this encodes MRTVGVEEELLLVDPETGEPQARATAVLARAAQEGAGQDVFEKELHDEQVEFATHPQSKMADLGAEIIRCRKDAARHAEGLGGAVVALATSPLPVKPTITMNSRYLWMAREFGLATQVRLVCGCHVHVSVESEDEGVAVLDRIRPWLSVLTALSANSPFWQGLDTQYASYRSQVWDLWPMAGPAEIFGSAERYHQCVADLMATEVVLDKGMVYFDARLSQRYPTVEIRVADVCLHPDTAVLVAAIARGLVDTAAREWQAGREPFGHTAGLLRLATWRAARSGLSENLLDPPTMRPRPAVDVIRALLDHIGDALDDNGDLDRAHEAVAALMRRGNGARVQREVMERTGSLREVVVACVRHTQA
- a CDS encoding ricin-type beta-trefoil lectin domain protein, whose translation is MSGEEFVSGRAERGNAEGRGTAPLVEEVLALHGKALLDYAALCTGPLPEAAELLAGQAFRNTYGDMASHAGADSPWRPRLLAAVLDAAREWSTDDRRSSLHPDLRDDETRAKRRAAYDTDRGGRGHRGLLLYAFRNLPDRTQALLWHTEVEVEDIEAVAALLDADPSLLNPERARTLLRDKCVQAHLDLAPDEHCRRHNRLIDIHARPGTGETMTEVLEHLDGCAYCGAAADQLDQSPDRLPALLAEAVLGFRAADYLATRPARLSITPARMGSAPVPDPAWAEAQPPVAGDPTARPRRRWPLLVAMGVVLCGVIAAAPVALSGAEDDREGAGGPAPGPTTGSPADSAPGSSTADPPPAASTPPSASSVPGTGEALVTRLRNTRTGLCLDVAVTEQVVGALAVTAECGESATQVWLLGDDGRMWNQAAPGLCLNAQPAGSLALRPCAAQEDSADEESGDTRYNLAADGLLTVAPEPDLAVTPIRRTLGAIILLKPVPQDRIRRSQRWLTDETSADATQPSQTVRDSAATG